GTTCGGCCACGCCCGCGACCTGCCGGTCCTGGTCGACCGCCACCTGACCGGGTTCGAGGTGATCTGGGCGGCCGCCGGCACCCCCCGCCACGTCTTCCCGATCGCCCCCGCCGACCTGCTCCGCGCCACCGGCGGCCAGGTCGCCGACGTGACACTTGTGGAAGACGGCCCACCGGCGGGGTAGCGGCCGCTATCATGGCCCAGGACGCCAGCCACGCCGGCGTCCTGGCATGACAACGCGAAGGAGCACGGATGTCCGAGGTGACCCAGGCAGGATCGGTTGTCGCGCTCAGCGAGGCGGCCGCGACAAAGGTCCGCGACCTGCTGGCCCGTGAGGGCCGTGACGACCTCGCCCTGCGTGTCGCCGTCGAGCCGGGCGGCTGCTCCGGGCTTCGCTACGCGCTGTTCTTCGACGACCGCTCCCTGGACGGCGACGTCCGCGGCGAGGTCAACGGCGTGGCCGTCGTGACCGACAAGATGAGCGCCCCCTACCTCAGCGGCGCCTCCATCGACTACCTCGACACCCTGGAGAAGTCCGGCTTCACGATCGACAACCCCAACGCCGCCGGCTCCTGCGCCTGCGGCGAGTCGTTCCACTAGCGCCGGTCGGGCCTCCATCTGCTGGTCGTCCGGCGGCACCGGAGGCCCGCGATGGAGGAGACCGACAACACCGGGAAGACCGCCGACCGCCCGTTCGGGCCGGACGGGGCCACCATCCTTGCCACCGAGCATTGGAGCCTGCTCGGGACGCGGTCGATGATCTGGAACGAGGCGATGAGCCGCACCACGGTGTTCCTGACCGTGCTGTCGGCCTCGATCGTCGCGCTCGCCCTGCTGGCCGACGCGACCGGCTTCGGGGGGCGCACCACCATGGTGGCCCTGGTCCTGCTGCCCGTGGTGTTCCTGCTCGGCCTCGCCACCTACGGCCGCCTGGTCCAGATCAACAGCGAGGACGTGGCCATCACCCTGGCCATGAACCGGCTCCGGCACGCCTACCTGGTGATGGCCCCCGACCTCAAGCCCTACTTCAGCACCGGCCACCACGACGACGAGCAGGGGATCGCGACCACGCACCTGCTCGGCATGGGCAGCGCGCTGCAGACATGGCCGCACTTCCTGGTCACCACGCCGACCATCGTGGCGACCGTCGACGCCGCCGTCGCGACCGCCATCGTCGTGCTGGCGGGGCTGGCCGCCGAGGCCCCGACCGGCGCCGTCGCGGCCGCCGGAGCGGTGGCGTTCCTGGGCACCTGGGGAGCGCTGTTCTCCCTGCAGCGGCTGAACCTGGGGGTGCTGCGCCATGCCGGCGCACGCTTTCCCACCCCACCGGACGAACCCTGAACCAGCGGGTCCTCTGATCGCATGGGCGGCTACGCCTTCGGCGACTCCGGGCCCGCGGCGCGGCGCCTCGACCTGCTCGCCGCCCTGTTCGAGCCGACCACCCACGCGTTCCTGACGCGGTTCGCCGGGCGGCCGCTCGACCTGGCGGTCGACCTCGGGTGCGGCACCGGGCACACCACCCGGCTGCTCGCCTCGGTCCTGGGGCCGCGCCGCACCGTCGGCCTCGACCAGTCGGCGTCGTTCGTCGCCCGGGCCACCGGCGCGGCCCCGCCCGGGGTCGGCTTCGCCGTCCACGACGTGACCACCGTCCCGTTCCCGGCCGGCCCGGCCGACCTGTGCTTCTGCCGCCTCCTGCTCAGCCACCTGCCCGACCCGGCGGCGGTGCTGGCCGCCTGGGCGACCCAGCTCGCCCCCGGCGGGCTGCTGCTGGTCGACGAGGTCGACCGGATCCACACCGCCGACCCGGCCCTGGCCGGCTACCTGGAGGTGGCCGGGGCCCTGCTCGCCTCCCGCGGCCAGACGCTGGAGGTCGGGCCGCTGCTGCACCGGCTGCCCGACCCGCCGGGCCTGGCCCGCCGCCACGACCGGGTCGCCACCCTGGCCCCGCCCGCCGGCCGCGCGGCCGCGATGTTCGCCGAGAACCTGGCCGTCTGGGGCGGCCAGGCGGTCCGGGACGGGGTCGCCGGCCAGCGGGAGCTGGACGCCCTGGGCGCCGACCTGGCCACCGTCGCCGCCGGCGGGCGGGCGGCCACGATCACCTGGGAGCTGCGCCAGCTCACCTGGGAGCGGCAGGCCTAGCCGGCCTGCTCCTCGGCGATGATCTCGTCGCACAGGTCGAGGCAGTCGTCGCAGACGGCGTTCGTCCCGTGCCCGGCCAGCGGGTCCTGCCTGGGCGTCGACCTGCCGCAGAAGCTGCAGGCGCGGCCCGGGTCGGCGGCCGTGGGCCAGGTCCGGGCCAGGGCGACGCAGCCGTCGCAGACGTACACCCCGGGCCCGGCGATCAGCTTGGCGCACTGCGCCCGCGACCGGCCGCAGAACGAGCAGCGGAGCAGCTCCCTCCAGCTGGCCTCGTCGTCCATGCCCGGATGGTACGCCTAGTGGGCGCGGCGGACCTGGAACACCCAGCCGCCCTCGGGACGGTCCTGCTGGCCGAGGAGCTGCTGGTCCTTGAGGCGGCACCAGACGGGGATGTCGACCCGGGCGCCGGGGTCGTCGGCCAGCAGCTCGACCACGCCGCCAACCTCGACCGAGGCCACCGCCCGGGCCAGGCGCACCACCGGGATCGGGCAGGCCAGCCCGAGGCAGTCCACGGTGGTCGGCGGGGCGGCGCTCACTGGCCCTCCGCCGCCCGCTCGACGGCCCGGGTGTCCAGCTCGGCCATCTCCCGGAGGTCGGCCACGGCGGCCGGCAGCACCTCCAGGAGCCGGTCGACGTCGGCCTCGGTGGCGTCGTGCAGGAACGACACCCGCACCGAGCCGTGGGTGATGGCCCCCATGGCCGCCAGGACGTGGGAGGGCTCCTGGGTGTCGGCGGTGCAGGAGGACCCGGAGTGGACGGCGATGCCCTTGGCGTCGAGCAGCAGCAGCAGC
This sequence is a window from Actinomycetota bacterium. Protein-coding genes within it:
- a CDS encoding sulfurtransferase TusA family protein yields the protein MSAAPPTTVDCLGLACPIPVVRLARAVASVEVGGVVELLADDPGARVDIPVWCRLKDQQLLGQQDRPEGGWVFQVRRAH
- a CDS encoding class I SAM-dependent methyltransferase gives rise to the protein MGGYAFGDSGPAARRLDLLAALFEPTTHAFLTRFAGRPLDLAVDLGCGTGHTTRLLASVLGPRRTVGLDQSASFVARATGAAPPGVGFAVHDVTTVPFPAGPADLCFCRLLLSHLPDPAAVLAAWATQLAPGGLLLVDEVDRIHTADPALAGYLEVAGALLASRGQTLEVGPLLHRLPDPPGLARRHDRVATLAPPAGRAAAMFAENLAVWGGQAVRDGVAGQRELDALGADLATVAAGGRAATITWELRQLTWERQA
- a CDS encoding ClpX C4-type zinc finger protein — translated: MARTWPTAADPGRACSFCGRSTPRQDPLAGHGTNAVCDDCLDLCDEIIAEEQAG
- a CDS encoding iron-sulfur cluster assembly accessory protein, encoding MSEVTQAGSVVALSEAAATKVRDLLAREGRDDLALRVAVEPGGCSGLRYALFFDDRSLDGDVRGEVNGVAVVTDKMSAPYLSGASIDYLDTLEKSGFTIDNPNAAGSCACGESFH